One region of Enterobacter ludwigii genomic DNA includes:
- a CDS encoding Cof-type HAD-IIB family hydrolase, with protein MTVKVIVTDMDGTFLNDAKQYDRDRFQAQFEQLKARDIEFVVASGNQYYQLISFFPELKDRISFVAENGALVFDHGEQIFHGELTRHESQIVIGELLKDKGLNFVACGLESAYVSDKAPDAFVALMSKHYHRLKRISDYHEIDDVLFKFSLNLPDSDIPNLIDKLHVSLDGIMKPVTSGFGFVDLIIPGLHKANGISRLLKRWKISPQECVAIGDSGNDAEMLKLVKYSFAMGNAAESIKEISRYSTDDNNHQGALNVIQAVLDDHSPFDA; from the coding sequence ATGACCGTAAAAGTTATCGTCACCGATATGGACGGAACTTTCCTTAATGATGCCAAGCAGTACGATCGTGACCGCTTCCAGGCGCAGTTTGAACAGCTTAAAGCCCGTGATATTGAATTCGTTGTCGCCAGCGGCAACCAGTATTACCAGCTCATCTCCTTCTTTCCGGAGCTGAAAGATCGGATATCCTTCGTGGCCGAAAACGGTGCACTGGTGTTCGACCACGGCGAGCAGATTTTCCACGGCGAGCTGACGCGTCATGAATCGCAAATCGTGATTGGCGAACTGCTGAAAGACAAAGGGCTGAACTTTGTGGCCTGCGGGCTGGAGAGTGCTTACGTTAGCGACAAAGCTCCGGACGCGTTCGTGGCGCTAATGTCAAAGCACTATCACCGTTTAAAACGCATCAGTGACTACCACGAAATCGACGACGTGCTGTTTAAGTTCTCCCTGAACCTGCCGGACAGCGATATCCCGAATCTTATCGACAAACTGCATGTGTCGCTGGATGGCATTATGAAGCCCGTCACCAGCGGCTTTGGTTTTGTCGATTTGATTATCCCCGGCCTGCACAAGGCCAACGGCATTAGCCGTCTGCTGAAGCGCTGGAAGATCTCCCCGCAGGAGTGCGTGGCTATTGGCGACAGCGGCAACGATGCCGAGATGCTGAAGCTGGTGAAATATTCCTTTGCGATGGGCAACGCGGCAGAAAGCATCAAAGAGATCAGCCGCTACAGCACCGACGATAACAATCATCAGGGTGCGCTGAATGTCATTCAGGCAGTGCTCGACGACCATTCTCCTTTCGACGCGTAA
- the fsa gene encoding fructose-6-phosphate aldolase, whose protein sequence is MELYLDTSDVAAVKKLARIFPLAGVTTNPSIVAAGKTPLDVLLPELHDALGGKGRLFAQVMATTADGMVEDARKLRAIIHDLVVKVPVTAEGLAAIKMLKAEGIPTLGTAVYGAAQGMLSALAGAEYVAPYVNRVDAQGGDGIQTVVELQQLLTLHAPQSKVLAASFKTPRQALDCLLAGCESITLPLDVAQQFITSPAVDAAIVKFEQDWQGAFGRTSI, encoded by the coding sequence ATGGAACTTTATCTCGACACATCTGACGTTGCGGCAGTTAAAAAGCTGGCGCGTATCTTCCCGCTGGCGGGCGTGACCACCAACCCAAGTATTGTTGCTGCGGGTAAAACGCCGCTGGATGTTTTGCTCCCGGAACTACATGACGCACTGGGTGGGAAGGGGCGTCTGTTTGCACAAGTCATGGCAACGACCGCAGACGGGATGGTTGAGGATGCACGTAAGCTACGTGCGATTATTCACGATCTGGTCGTGAAAGTGCCAGTAACGGCGGAAGGGCTGGCGGCAATCAAAATGCTGAAAGCGGAAGGGATCCCGACGCTGGGTACGGCGGTCTACGGCGCTGCACAGGGGATGCTGTCGGCGCTGGCGGGCGCAGAGTATGTTGCCCCTTACGTTAACCGCGTGGACGCGCAGGGCGGGGACGGGATCCAGACCGTGGTTGAACTGCAGCAGCTGCTGACGCTGCATGCCCCGCAGTCAAAAGTGCTGGCCGCGAGTTTTAAAACCCCGCGTCAGGCGCTGGACTGCCTGCTGGCGGGCTGTGAGTCTATTACTCTGCCGCTGGACGTGGCGCAGCAGTTTATTACCTCTCCGGCAGTGGATGCGGCGATTGTGAAGTTTGAGCAGGACTGGCAGGGGGCGTTTGGGCGGACGTCTATCTGA
- the moeA gene encoding molybdopterin molybdotransferase MoeA has product MDFTAGLMPLETALTQMLDRISPLHDVETLPLVRCFGRIAARDIVSPLNVPGFDNSAMDGYAVRLVDLQTGNALPVAGKAFAGQPFSGEWPAGTCVRIMTGAPVPAGCDAVVMQEETEQTDDGVRFIAGVKAGQNIRRTGEDITLGATVFAAGQKLTVAELPVLASLGIADIDVVRKVRVAVFSTGDELQLPGQPLRDGQIYDTNRLAVHLMLEQLGCEVINLGIIPDDPEQLRAAFIEADKSADVVISSGGVSVGEADYTKTILEELGEIAFWKLAIKPGKPFAFGKLTHSWFCGLPGNPVSAALTFYQLVIPLLAKLSGNHASPLPMRQRVRAATRLKKSPGRLDFQRGILARNADGELEVSTTGHQGSHIFSSFSQGNCFIVLERERGNVEAGEWVEVERFNHLFGG; this is encoded by the coding sequence ATGGATTTTACCGCCGGACTGATGCCGCTTGAGACGGCACTCACGCAGATGCTTGACCGAATTTCCCCGCTGCATGACGTTGAGACGCTGCCTCTCGTGCGCTGTTTTGGCCGTATTGCCGCGCGCGATATCGTATCTCCGCTTAACGTGCCGGGATTCGATAACTCCGCGATGGACGGTTACGCGGTACGCCTGGTGGATCTCCAGACGGGTAACGCCCTGCCGGTGGCAGGTAAAGCCTTTGCGGGTCAGCCGTTTAGCGGTGAATGGCCCGCGGGCACCTGCGTGCGCATCATGACTGGAGCACCCGTTCCGGCAGGCTGCGACGCGGTCGTGATGCAGGAAGAGACTGAACAGACGGACGACGGCGTGCGCTTTATCGCTGGCGTTAAAGCGGGTCAGAATATCCGCCGCACGGGCGAAGACATCACCCTCGGTGCGACCGTTTTTGCCGCCGGGCAAAAGCTGACGGTGGCGGAGCTGCCGGTGCTGGCCTCGCTCGGCATCGCGGACATCGACGTCGTTCGCAAGGTGCGCGTCGCTGTATTCTCCACCGGCGACGAGCTGCAGCTTCCGGGCCAGCCGCTGCGGGACGGCCAGATTTATGACACCAATCGTCTGGCGGTACACCTGATGCTGGAGCAGCTGGGCTGTGAAGTGATTAATCTCGGGATTATTCCAGACGATCCGGAACAACTTCGCGCGGCGTTTATCGAGGCGGATAAATCTGCCGACGTGGTCATCAGTTCCGGCGGCGTCTCCGTGGGCGAAGCGGATTACACCAAAACCATTCTTGAAGAGCTGGGCGAGATCGCCTTCTGGAAGCTGGCTATCAAGCCAGGCAAACCGTTCGCGTTTGGCAAGCTCACGCACAGCTGGTTCTGCGGCCTGCCGGGTAACCCGGTCTCTGCCGCGTTGACCTTCTACCAGCTGGTGATCCCGCTGCTGGCAAAACTTTCGGGCAACCACGCCAGCCCGCTGCCGATGCGCCAGCGCGTACGTGCCGCCACGCGCCTGAAAAAATCACCGGGTCGTCTCGATTTCCAGCGCGGTATTCTGGCGCGCAACGCGGACGGTGAACTGGAAGTGAGCACCACCGGACACCAGGGTTCGCACATCTTCAGTTCCTTCAGCCAGGGCAACTGCTTTATCGTGCTGGAGCGCGAACGTGGCAACGTGGAAGCCGGTGAATGGGTTGAGGTTGAGCGCTTTAACCACCTGTTCGGAGGCTAA
- a CDS encoding DUF1479 domain-containing protein produces MTFTSEILPADHKAAIRQMKRELRAQIGDVQAVFNKLSDKIATRVAEINALKNKGETVWPVIPFADVKNGTIGAEQREAVKRRGCAVIKNHFPREQALAWDQSMLDYLDLNKFDEVYKGPGDNFFGTLTASRPEIYPIYWSQAQMQARQSEKMAQVQSFLNRLWTFESNGKQWFDPDVSVIYPDRIRRRPPGTTSKGLGAHTDSGALERWLLPAYQQVFARVFDGNVDKYDPWNAAHRTEVEEYTVDNTTKCSVFRTFQGWTALSDMIPGQGLLHVVPIPEAMAYILLRPLLDDVPEDELCGVAPGRVLPVSEKWHPLLIEALTSIPALEAGDSVWWHCDVIHSVAPVENQQGWGNVMYIPAAPMCEKNLAYAKKVKEALETGASPGDFPREDYEKSWQDRFTVNDLNIHGKRALGMV; encoded by the coding sequence ATGACGTTTACCAGTGAAATTTTGCCAGCAGATCACAAAGCAGCAATTCGCCAGATGAAGCGTGAATTACGCGCCCAGATTGGCGACGTTCAGGCAGTATTCAACAAGCTCAGCGATAAAATCGCCACTCGCGTGGCGGAAATCAACGCGCTGAAGAACAAAGGCGAAACCGTCTGGCCGGTGATCCCATTTGCCGATGTAAAAAACGGCACGATTGGTGCGGAACAGCGTGAAGCCGTTAAACGTCGTGGCTGTGCGGTCATCAAGAATCACTTCCCGCGCGAGCAGGCGCTGGCGTGGGATCAGTCGATGCTCGACTACCTCGATTTGAACAAGTTTGACGAGGTATATAAAGGACCAGGCGATAACTTCTTCGGCACCTTGACGGCTTCTCGCCCGGAAATTTACCCGATCTACTGGTCGCAGGCACAAATGCAGGCGCGCCAGAGCGAAAAGATGGCGCAGGTGCAGTCGTTCCTGAACCGTTTATGGACATTCGAGAGCAACGGCAAACAGTGGTTCGACCCGGACGTGAGTGTGATTTACCCGGACCGCATCCGCCGCCGCCCGCCGGGAACCACCTCGAAAGGACTGGGCGCGCATACTGACTCCGGCGCGCTGGAGCGCTGGCTGTTACCGGCCTATCAGCAGGTGTTTGCCCGAGTCTTCGACGGCAACGTCGATAAATACGATCCTTGGAACGCCGCGCACCGTACCGAAGTGGAAGAGTACACAGTCGATAACACCACCAAATGTTCGGTGTTCCGTACCTTCCAGGGCTGGACGGCGCTGTCGGACATGATTCCGGGTCAGGGGTTGCTGCACGTTGTGCCGATCCCGGAAGCGATGGCTTATATTCTGCTGCGTCCGCTGCTGGATGACGTGCCGGAAGATGAGCTGTGCGGCGTGGCTCCGGGGCGCGTGCTGCCGGTTTCCGAGAAATGGCACCCGCTGCTGATCGAGGCGCTGACCAGCATCCCGGCACTCGAAGCGGGCGATTCCGTATGGTGGCACTGCGATGTTATCCACTCCGTCGCACCGGTGGAAAACCAGCAGGGCTGGGGCAACGTGATGTACATTCCTGCCGCACCGATGTGCGAGAAAAACCTCGCCTATGCGAAGAAGGTCAAGGAAGCGCTGGAAACCGGCGCGTCACCGGGCGATTTCCCGCGTGAAGATTATGAAAAAAGCTGGCAGGACCGCTTTACCGTGAACGATCTCAACATCCACGGCAAGCGCGCGCTGGGCATGGTTTAA
- a CDS encoding MFS transporter codes for MSQDINNTVAASKTRRIIKNLRWYVLVLFLLGVTVNYITRNSLGILAPELKESLGITTEQYSWIVGAFQIAYTIFQPLCGWLIDVIGLKIGFMVCAGIWALMCIFHAGAGSWLHLAILRFFMGASEAAATPANAKTIGEWFPKSERPVAAGWAGVGFSIGAMLAPPIIYFAHASFGWQGAFMFTGVLALLWVILWWAFYHNPEQHPNLSKDELAFIKQDNEPPAVKLPFLTALKTVSKNKRFYGIAIPAFMAEPAWAVLSFWVPLYLAKEHGMDLKQIAMFAWLPFLAADLGSVASGYLTRLYTRLFGCSRVNSVVASSVTGAFLMISLGIVAITRDPYITIVLISIGGFGHQIISCMLSALVVESFDKGQMATVNGMRGSAAWIASFLFSLLIGVTADKIGFNPLFIAMGFFDLIGAVFLVAFIAERRAKRA; via the coding sequence ATGAGTCAGGACATCAATAACACTGTTGCGGCAAGCAAAACCCGTCGCATCATCAAGAACCTGCGCTGGTACGTGCTGGTGCTGTTCTTACTTGGCGTCACCGTTAACTACATCACCCGAAACTCATTAGGGATCCTCGCCCCGGAACTGAAAGAGAGCCTCGGGATCACCACCGAGCAATACTCCTGGATCGTGGGAGCATTCCAGATCGCCTACACCATTTTCCAGCCTCTGTGCGGCTGGTTGATTGACGTCATCGGCCTGAAGATTGGCTTTATGGTCTGCGCCGGGATCTGGGCGCTGATGTGTATTTTCCATGCAGGTGCCGGAAGCTGGCTGCACCTGGCTATTCTGCGCTTCTTTATGGGTGCCTCTGAAGCCGCAGCTACCCCGGCGAACGCCAAAACCATCGGTGAATGGTTCCCGAAATCAGAGCGACCTGTTGCCGCCGGCTGGGCGGGTGTGGGCTTCTCCATCGGCGCGATGCTGGCTCCGCCTATCATCTACTTTGCTCACGCCTCGTTCGGCTGGCAGGGCGCGTTTATGTTCACCGGCGTGCTGGCGCTGCTGTGGGTGATCCTGTGGTGGGCGTTCTACCATAACCCGGAGCAGCACCCGAACCTGAGCAAAGACGAGCTGGCGTTTATCAAGCAGGATAACGAACCGCCTGCGGTGAAACTGCCCTTCCTGACCGCGCTGAAAACCGTCTCGAAGAACAAACGTTTCTACGGCATCGCCATTCCGGCCTTTATGGCGGAACCCGCCTGGGCGGTACTGAGCTTCTGGGTGCCGCTGTACCTCGCCAAAGAGCACGGCATGGATCTGAAGCAGATTGCGATGTTTGCCTGGCTGCCGTTCCTCGCCGCGGATCTCGGTAGCGTGGCGAGCGGCTACCTGACGCGTCTGTACACCCGTCTGTTCGGCTGCTCCCGCGTTAACTCGGTGGTCGCAAGCTCCGTGACGGGCGCGTTCCTGATGATCTCTCTGGGCATCGTCGCCATTACCCGCGACCCGTATATCACCATCGTGCTGATCTCCATCGGCGGCTTCGGGCACCAGATTATCTCCTGCATGCTCAGCGCCCTGGTCGTTGAGTCGTTCGACAAAGGCCAGATGGCGACCGTCAACGGCATGCGCGGCTCGGCGGCGTGGATCGCCAGCTTCCTGTTCTCGCTGTTAATCGGTGTAACCGCCGACAAAATCGGCTTTAACCCGCTCTTTATTGCCATGGGCTTCTTTGACCTGATTGGCGCTGTCTTCCTGGTAGCATTTATTGCTGAACGTCGCGCCAAGCGCGCCTGA
- the moeB gene encoding molybdopterin-synthase adenylyltransferase MoeB, with product MTGELTDQEMMRYNRQIVLRGFDFEGQEALKAASVLVVGLGGLGCAAAQYLAAAGVGRMTLLDFDTVSVSNLQRQTLHSDATIGQPKVDSARTALARINPNVQFTLINAILDDDALRAQIAQHDLVLDCTDNVAIRNQLNAGCFVHKTPLVSGAAIRMEGQISVFTYAEGEPCYRCLSRLFGENALTCVEAGVMAPLVGVIGSLQAMEAIKVLTHYGTSAAGKIVMYDAMTCQFREMKLTRNPGCEVCGG from the coding sequence ATGACGGGGGAACTGACTGACCAGGAGATGATGCGCTACAACCGCCAGATTGTGCTGCGTGGTTTTGATTTCGAGGGCCAGGAAGCGCTCAAGGCGGCCAGCGTGCTGGTCGTCGGTCTTGGCGGTCTGGGCTGCGCCGCCGCGCAGTACCTTGCCGCAGCGGGCGTGGGCAGGATGACGCTGCTGGATTTTGATACCGTGTCAGTGTCTAACCTGCAGCGCCAGACGCTGCACAGCGATGCGACAATTGGCCAGCCGAAAGTGGACTCTGCCCGCACGGCGCTGGCTCGCATCAACCCCAACGTTCAGTTCACCCTGATTAACGCGATACTGGATGACGACGCGTTGCGCGCCCAGATTGCGCAGCACGATTTAGTACTCGACTGCACCGATAACGTGGCTATCCGTAATCAGCTAAATGCAGGCTGTTTTGTCCATAAAACCCCGCTGGTGTCCGGCGCGGCGATCCGCATGGAGGGGCAAATCAGCGTCTTCACTTACGCTGAGGGAGAACCCTGCTACCGCTGCCTGAGCCGTCTGTTTGGCGAGAACGCGCTGACCTGCGTCGAAGCGGGCGTGATGGCGCCATTAGTCGGCGTGATCGGCTCATTGCAGGCGATGGAAGCGATCAAAGTGCTGACGCACTACGGCACGTCTGCAGCAGGGAAAATCGTGATGTATGACGCGATGACCTGTCAGTTTCGCGAGATGAAGCTGACGCGTAACCCGGGGTGTGAGGTTTGCGGAGGTTAA
- a CDS encoding glycyl-radical enzyme activating protein, producing MIFNIQRYSTHDGPGIRTVVFLKGCSLGCRWCQNPESRSRSRDVLFDARLCLDGCDLCQQAAPGCIERALNGLVIHREKLDEATINALTNCCPTQALTVCGEEKQVEEIMATVLRDKPFYDRSGGGITLSGGEPFMNPELAQALFKASHEQGIHTAVETCLHVPWHYIEPSLPYVDLFLADLKHVDGEVFKQWTDGSAKRILNNLKRLATAGKKITIRVPLIQGFNADEASITAITNFAADELGVDDIHFLPYHTLGMNKYTLLGQPYSAPDKPLDNPALLVFAQQYACQKGLTATLRG from the coding sequence ATGATCTTCAATATTCAGCGTTACTCCACCCACGATGGCCCCGGTATTCGGACCGTGGTGTTCCTGAAAGGCTGCTCGCTGGGCTGTCGCTGGTGCCAGAACCCGGAAAGCCGCTCCCGCAGCCGGGACGTGCTGTTTGATGCGCGCCTTTGCCTGGACGGCTGCGACCTATGTCAGCAGGCGGCACCGGGCTGTATCGAGCGTGCGCTGAATGGCCTGGTCATCCACCGTGAGAAGCTTGATGAAGCCACGATCAACGCCCTTACCAACTGCTGCCCGACGCAGGCACTTACCGTCTGCGGTGAAGAGAAGCAGGTGGAAGAAATTATGGCAACCGTGCTGCGCGACAAACCCTTTTATGATCGCAGCGGCGGCGGGATCACGCTTTCCGGCGGCGAGCCGTTTATGAACCCTGAGCTGGCTCAGGCTCTGTTTAAAGCTAGCCACGAACAGGGGATCCACACCGCCGTTGAAACCTGCCTTCACGTGCCGTGGCACTATATCGAGCCCTCATTACCGTATGTTGATCTGTTTCTGGCCGACCTGAAGCATGTGGATGGCGAGGTATTCAAACAGTGGACGGACGGCTCGGCCAAACGGATCCTGAACAACCTGAAACGCCTGGCCACTGCCGGGAAAAAAATCACCATTCGCGTGCCGCTGATTCAGGGCTTCAACGCCGATGAAGCTTCTATTACCGCCATTACCAACTTTGCCGCCGACGAACTCGGCGTCGACGATATTCATTTTCTGCCATACCACACGCTGGGCATGAACAAATACACCCTGCTCGGCCAACCCTATTCTGCCCCTGACAAACCGCTTGATAACCCTGCGCTACTGGTCTTCGCTCAGCAGTATGCCTGCCAGAAAGGGTTAACCGCGACCTTACGAGGATAA
- a CDS encoding LacI family transcriptional regulator → MDKRLKITEIAARTQLSISTVSRVLAGKANTSEKARTKVLACARELGVMDGMAAGRLLLNSLVVFAPQRAFDERSDIFYYRVIQSVGKGLASHEVRLRYCALEENDSDAQLFLARMNEPDTQAAILLGIDDPHIHDLAVDVGKPCMLINCRDRHMRLPAVAPDHRAIGERAAEYLFEMGHREVMNVLCLRRYTMEQRLSGIRDAWLSHNLKFSDKHDLLVVPSFSARETEQLVSSWLDDMQGKDLPTAFLVGGDFMAAGTISALQNHGLRVPQDVSVMSIDGFNLAAIQDVPLTAVHVPRDELGTEAVHMLQQRLMRPDAPVGTLLLNGTLTVRESVRRIRQGKRRTAVEREGLYDS, encoded by the coding sequence ATGGACAAAAGGCTAAAAATCACCGAAATCGCCGCCCGAACGCAGCTCTCAATCAGCACCGTATCGCGTGTGCTGGCGGGAAAAGCGAATACCAGCGAAAAAGCGCGTACAAAGGTGCTGGCGTGCGCGCGCGAGCTGGGGGTAATGGACGGCATGGCGGCAGGGCGTCTGCTGCTTAACAGCCTGGTGGTTTTTGCCCCCCAGAGGGCGTTTGACGAGCGGTCCGACATCTTTTACTACCGTGTGATCCAGAGTGTAGGTAAAGGGCTGGCATCCCATGAAGTGCGGTTACGCTACTGCGCGCTGGAAGAGAACGACAGCGACGCGCAACTTTTTCTGGCACGCATGAACGAACCGGATACCCAGGCAGCCATTCTGCTCGGCATTGACGATCCGCATATCCACGATCTGGCGGTGGATGTGGGTAAACCCTGCATGCTGATTAACTGTCGTGACCGCCATATGCGTCTGCCAGCCGTCGCGCCGGATCATCGCGCCATTGGCGAGCGGGCGGCGGAATATCTGTTCGAGATGGGACACCGTGAGGTGATGAACGTGCTGTGTCTGCGACGCTACACTATGGAGCAGCGTCTGTCGGGGATCCGCGATGCGTGGCTGTCCCATAACCTGAAGTTCAGCGATAAACATGATCTGCTGGTGGTACCCAGCTTCAGTGCACGCGAAACGGAACAGCTGGTCAGCAGCTGGCTCGACGACATGCAGGGGAAGGATTTACCTACCGCGTTTTTGGTGGGGGGCGACTTTATGGCGGCGGGCACCATCAGCGCGCTGCAAAACCACGGTCTTCGCGTGCCGCAGGACGTGTCGGTGATGAGTATCGACGGGTTTAATCTGGCGGCGATTCAGGATGTGCCTCTGACGGCCGTGCATGTTCCGCGTGATGAACTGGGAACGGAAGCGGTACATATGCTTCAGCAGCGGCTGATGCGACCGGACGCGCCTGTAGGAACATTGCTGCTCAACGGCACGCTGACCGTGCGGGAATCGGTACGGCGGATACGTCAGGGGAAACGACGCACCGCCGTTGAGCGGGAAGGGCTATACGACAGTTAA
- a CDS encoding formate C-acetyltransferase/glycerol dehydratase family glycyl radical enzyme: MTPLNLNTLSERIKAHKNALVHIVKPPVCTERAQHYTEMYQQHMDKPTPVRRALALAHHLAERTIWIKHDELIIGNQASEVRAAPIFPEYTVSWIEKEIDDLADRPGAGFAVSEENKRVLHEICPWWRGQTVQDRCYGMFTDEQKGLLETGIIKAEGNMTSGDAHLAVNFPLVLEKGLDGLRAKVAERRSRINLTVLEDLHGDQFLKAIDIVLEAVSLHIKRFADLALEMASTETRESRRDELLAMAENCDVIAHEPPKTFWQALQLCYFIQLILQIESNGHSVSFARMDQYLYPYYRRDVELNQSLDREHAIELLHSCWLKLLEVNKIRSGSHSKASAGSPLYQNVTIGGQKLVNGEPMDAVNPLSYAILESCGRLRSTQPNLSVRYHAGMSNDFLDACVQVIRCGFGMPAFNNDEIVIPEFIKLGVERDDAYDYAAIGCIETAVGGKWGYRCTGMSFINFARVMLAALEGGRDATSGKVFLPQEKALSAGNFDNFDEVMAAWDSQIRYYTRKSIEIEYVVDTMLEENVHDILCSALVDDCIERAKSIKQGGAKYDWVSGLQVGIANLGNSLAAVKKLVFEQGTIGQQQLAAALADDFDGLTHEQLRQRLINGAPKYGNDDDSVDMLLTRAYETYIEELKQYHNPRYGRGPIGGNYYAGTSSISANVPFGAATMATPDGRKAHTPLAEGASPASGTDHLGPTAVIGSVGKLPTEAILGGVLLNQKLNPSTLENDSDRQKLMVLLRTFFEVHKGWHIQYNIVSRETLLEAKKHPDQYRDLVVRVAGYSAFFTALSPDAQDDIIARTEHTL; this comes from the coding sequence ATGACGCCCCTGAATCTCAACACCCTTAGCGAGCGCATTAAAGCGCACAAAAATGCCCTCGTACATATCGTTAAGCCGCCGGTCTGTACCGAGCGCGCCCAGCATTACACCGAAATGTACCAGCAGCATATGGACAAACCGACCCCGGTGCGCCGTGCTCTTGCGCTGGCACATCACCTGGCGGAACGTACTATCTGGATCAAACACGATGAGCTGATCATCGGTAACCAGGCAAGCGAAGTGCGCGCCGCGCCGATTTTCCCGGAATACACCGTCTCGTGGATTGAGAAAGAGATCGACGATCTGGCAGACCGCCCGGGCGCGGGCTTTGCGGTAAGCGAAGAGAACAAACGCGTGCTGCATGAAATCTGCCCATGGTGGCGCGGGCAGACAGTACAAGATCGCTGCTACGGCATGTTCACCGACGAGCAGAAAGGCCTGCTGGAAACCGGCATTATTAAGGCAGAAGGCAACATGACGTCAGGTGATGCACACCTGGCCGTTAACTTCCCGCTGGTGCTGGAGAAAGGTCTCGACGGCCTGCGCGCCAAAGTGGCCGAACGCCGCTCGCGCATCAACCTGACGGTGCTGGAAGACCTGCACGGCGATCAGTTCCTGAAGGCGATTGATATCGTGCTGGAAGCGGTAAGCCTGCACATCAAACGCTTCGCCGATCTGGCGCTCGAGATGGCCTCTACCGAGACCCGCGAAAGCCGCCGCGACGAGCTGCTGGCGATGGCAGAAAACTGTGACGTGATTGCTCACGAGCCGCCAAAAACCTTCTGGCAGGCGCTGCAGCTGTGCTACTTCATTCAGCTGATCCTGCAGATCGAGTCCAACGGCCACTCCGTCTCCTTCGCGCGTATGGATCAGTATCTCTATCCGTACTACCGTCGCGACGTGGAGCTGAACCAGAGTCTTGACCGCGAGCACGCGATCGAACTGCTCCACAGCTGCTGGCTGAAATTGCTCGAAGTGAACAAGATCCGCTCCGGCTCGCACTCTAAAGCCTCTGCCGGCAGCCCGCTTTACCAGAACGTCACTATCGGCGGCCAGAAGCTGGTGAACGGTGAGCCGATGGACGCGGTGAACCCGCTCTCCTATGCCATTCTGGAATCCTGCGGTCGTCTGCGCTCCACCCAGCCGAACCTAAGCGTGCGTTACCACGCGGGCATGAGCAACGACTTCCTCGACGCCTGCGTGCAGGTGATCCGCTGCGGCTTCGGTATGCCCGCGTTCAACAACGATGAAATCGTGATCCCGGAATTCATCAAGCTCGGCGTTGAACGAGACGATGCTTACGACTATGCGGCAATCGGCTGTATCGAAACAGCGGTGGGCGGCAAGTGGGGTTATCGCTGCACCGGCATGAGTTTCATTAACTTTGCCCGCGTGATGCTCGCCGCGCTGGAAGGCGGTCGCGATGCCACCAGCGGCAAAGTCTTCCTGCCGCAGGAGAAAGCGCTCTCTGCCGGTAATTTCGATAACTTCGACGAAGTGATGGCGGCATGGGATAGCCAGATCCGCTACTACACCCGTAAATCTATTGAGATTGAGTATGTGGTGGATACGATGCTGGAAGAAAATGTTCACGACATTCTCTGCTCGGCTCTGGTGGACGACTGCATCGAGCGCGCGAAAAGCATCAAGCAGGGCGGCGCAAAGTATGACTGGGTTTCCGGCCTGCAGGTGGGGATCGCCAACCTCGGCAACAGCCTGGCGGCGGTGAAGAAGCTGGTCTTCGAGCAAGGAACAATTGGTCAGCAGCAGCTTGCCGCTGCCCTGGCAGATGATTTCGACGGGCTGACCCACGAGCAGCTGCGCCAGCGCCTGATCAACGGTGCGCCGAAGTACGGCAACGACGATGACAGCGTGGATATGCTGCTTACCCGCGCCTACGAAACCTATATCGAAGAGCTGAAGCAGTACCACAACCCGCGCTATGGTCGCGGCCCGATTGGCGGTAACTACTACGCGGGTACCTCGTCCATCTCCGCAAACGTGCCGTTTGGTGCAGCAACGATGGCGACCCCGGACGGACGTAAGGCGCACACTCCGCTGGCGGAAGGGGCAAGCCCGGCCTCCGGTACGGACCACCTTGGCCCGACTGCGGTGATCGGCTCCGTGGGTAAACTGCCGACGGAAGCGATTCTCGGTGGTGTACTGTTAAACCAGAAGCTGAACCCGTCGACGCTGGAAAACGACAGCGATCGCCAGAAGCTAATGGTGCTGCTGCGCACCTTCTTTGAGGTGCATAAAGGCTGGCATATTCAGTACAACATCGTCTCGCGCGAAACGCTGCTGGAAGCGAAGAAACATCCTGACCAGTATCGTGACCTGGTGGTACGCGTGGCGGGCTACTCGGCGTTCTTCACCGCCCTGTCGCCGGATGCGCAGGACGATATTATTGCGCGTACTGAACATACGCTGTAA